The region tgactccggaaataagcacttggccttattttcggggaggtcttattatttttaaggtgcaggatgTGGCgaatgtggtcacttcatggatgccgctgtgttacaatatttttggggagggcttattttcaggggaggacttattttagcatatgtgctTCAAAGCCCGATTGGCtaggcgcagtactggaagaaggaagaattgcctactattcaagaatggacgctaaaagtagtaaatttagcagagatggccaaaatctcagcatatttgaaggaccattcagataagaaatataagttggaatggagaagatggattgattaccttcaaaataaatatcggactaagaaatttcaattagcttatgaatgaacaaggaatgttataatttatttaaatttagtttaataaaaggggagttaaagtacaagggGGAGGTAGGATGCtctagttagttagcttatgttagtggatgattgttaaatgtttataccctgtatcttGCTCTGGGAAgttagggggagggagggttggaggggggagggaaggggaaggggaaatatttgtaaaacttattaaaacttttcaatttaaaaaaaaaagcccgattggcttattatccgtggaggtcttattttcgggaaaacagggtactatTTACCTATAGCAGTTCACCTATAATAGGTGGCAAGAAACATTCGGATTAAACTTCAATTTATTGATTGCttctgaaatacacacacactccaatACTCCAATCATTTGCCcttcagttgccttttgcaatggaAGAGGAAAATCAACATCAAACCTCTTCTAACTTGCAGGCTCTGCATGAGCTTGTTGCAACGTGTGCATTTTCTGTTATATTAGTCACTGTGATTATGTGATAGATGAATTCCTACTGAGCAAGTTATTGTTACGTTGTTTTGAGGAGGGGGGTGCTGGAAGAACAAGTCCTGCTGAAATCTCTTTGTTAATCCAAATTATTTCAGATTCGCTCTTAAATTTATTCCAATTTTCTGTGCCTGCTACAGAACTGCAAGCTTCCTTTTGTTAAGATCTACTAACAAGGCAGTTTGATTAATTCCAGATAAACCAAGCTCCTTAAAATGGGAGTGTCTTTACCACTGTCATAGAACACATGATTAATGTATGAGTATCATTTCCTTTATTTCATCACATAGCATTCCAGATCAGGTAAGAACTGGCTGACCGTATTTTACTTTGATGGCAACTAGAGAAGGACCCACATTTCTAGTTGCTTTGGAAAAAGACATTTTCTGATGACTCCCAATCTTCTCCATCACCAGGTCCTGGTGGGCTATTAGCTTTACTAGCAGTGTTACTACGGTAGCTAAAGTTGCCTGAACAATTTGGATTGAGGGTCCAATATATCTGGAACCCTGGAAAGAAGGGTGAAGTTCAGGGGATTCCCAAGTACAGTTGTCCTGAAATGATGAGTTCTCCTCTCCCAAATAaagaataggtaaaggttccccttgcacatgggtgctggtcgttcccaactctagggggcagtgctcatctctgtttcaaagccgaagagccagcgctgtccaaagtcatctccgtggtcatgtggctggcatggctaaacgccaaaggcacatagaacgctgttaccttcccatcaaaggtggctcctatgtttctacttgcatttttacatgctttcgaactgctaggttggcagacgcttgggacaagtaatgggagctcacggcattatgcagcactagggatttgaactgccaaactaccgacctttctgatcaacaagctcagcatcttagccactgtccCACCACATCCCCTCTAACCTTTAAAGTCTTAACCTTTAAGGTCTTATCTTTAATTAAAGAATAGATATGGGGAAATATGGTCAATGATTAGGGAAGAGTTGGAGGGTTCTTAGGGGGTATTTTATCCCTTGAAGTTTGTTAACATTACAGATGATGAAACACCATGAAGTTCTCACTTCTTTTCGTCCAAAAGGAAATTCCTATACTGTACTACAAAAAAAGATGCCAAGTAGGAACATTACCATCATTATAAATACAGAAGACCCTGCTGTGTAAAGCCCTCTAGGCAATTCCAAGAAAGAGGCAGGGGGATTGCACAATTTATCATCCTTCTGGAAGCACTTTTGAGTATCCAGAATATGCAAAGTGATTCTCACAGTACATCCATTTTTTGGTTTCATTAAGCATTCAAATTTCTTGATTCTTCCATTGTTCTGCATTGTTTCTAGGTTTATTTTCACcattgtgaagaaaaaaaacattgtttcatTGTGGTCTGTTTGATGCAAGATCCTTTTTAAAACCTGTTGAAAGTACTGGGTTAGAAGGAAGCAGGATGCTTAGAAAATAAATGACTTCTGAGAAGTAGCTTCTGCTaatgtagtgtttctcaaccttggcgactttacttcctgtggacttcaactcccagaattccccagccagctgtaaCACTCTGCTAATGGGAGCAAATACAGTATAACCAGTTTGTTTTGCTCCATGCTAATTAAAGAGGAATGTCTGGTCCTTCATCCCTTTGGGACAAAGTTATGTTTCCACCTTAGAAGACATCCTCTCTATACATGCTCAGAAGCCTTCCCtccaactcccccccctccccgtagtATTTTACTTCTCTCCATTACATATTCATGAAGCTTGAGATAATAGCAGATGTCTTGTTTTTCCCCTTACAAAGAGCTTTAAAAGCCTCCTGGGATGCGCAGGGAACTAAATTTAGAACTGCAAGTATCATCTAGAGAGAGAGGCACATCCTGATCATTTTTCTCCCACTTCCCCTAGCAGGACAAGGCTCTTCAGATAAGAGTACAACTGTTCCTACCCTAAATAGTGAAGCTCTGAGTAAGATTGCTCTCTCGTGcacgtgctctctctctctctcaggtaATGAGTAATAATTAGAGAGACCTCAGGGATATAGCTAATTATTGGTGGTAATTTATTAAGTTTTCATTAAACAAATGTCGTGATGAGCCAATCTTCTGCCCCAAGAGCCAAGGAGCTCTTTTGTTCCTCAATTATTGGTTTAGTGACAGACTAttccaaaaagagagagagagggaaatgatTGTTACTCTTGAAACCTACATCCTAATTCCAGTCTGGAGAGAGAAAATGATGCAGACAAGAAAAAACAATAGAATCCCACAAAATCTGCTCATTTTTACTTCTGCCTATCAATTATCCGCATACGATCTTGCATACAATTGCAGagtgaagcttttttttaaaaaaaaaccaggttcaAAATAAGGAAGCGTAATTTCTTCAGAGCTAATTATGTCTGCTTTTCAAAATGACATTTCCTTTGTTCCACATTCCAGTTATTACCAAACTTCTCAGAGGAATATAATTAAGacattttctgaaaagaaaagtaTAGTATATGCTTGCGAAATCTTGGAACACTCAGGATGGGGCGAGGGAATAAACTCCTCTTATACCAACGAAATGTATTTTCAAATATATGGGCAAAGAATCAAGCTGCAAACTTCTAAAGAAGCAGAGGTACATCATGTCGGTAACATTGACTTCCTTCAAGATATCCTTAGGGAAGGAAATCTGGACTTTGAAGAAATGTATAAAATAAGGCCGACCAAAGGAGACACGTTGCAAAAATGGGGAGGAATACTGGAGTTCTATGCACAAAAAATGTacaaaggtttattttttttcttcatatttttcatTCTCTGTAGGAAAGAAACCCGATGCACGTGTATTTACTAACTGAAATAGTTGAAGCAGCATTAAAAGTGAATACAGCATTAGTGTCTGTACCACTGAATGTACATTAAGTTTGGGAGTGGTGATCAGAGTAGCCATATTCCCCACctcaaaaaaatgaaacaaagattTTTAAAACCTGTAAAAAAGATTCAGATGTTTATCTCACAATATATCAAACACAAAAGATTCCCATTCCAGCTGTTAAGGCATCAGCATTGTGAAAACTAGCACCAAAGGCTTTGTTGGAACTGTGTATAGGtagttgacttacaaccataactgagcccaaaatttctgttgttaaatgaaacaatttgttaagtgaattgtgcccaattttacgactagagttaagtgaatcacaggtgTTAataacgcagttgttaagtgaatctggcttccccattgagtttgcttggaAGGAGGTCACAAaacatgtgaccctgggacactgtaaccgtcatgaGTCAGCTTCCCAGCgtccaaaatttgatcacatgaccatggggatattgcaacggttgtgtgaaaaatggtcatggggcacttttttcagtgccattgtaagtcagaatggtcaataaatgaactgttctaagttgaggactagctctATGTGATGCTGTTCATGTTGTGGCTACCAGGGGACagcgaagctggcagcagagtcggacgaCAAGGAGGTAAACCCAGTCCTGGAGGTtgaggaaggcttggatgagggctctgtgtcagaggcagagacggggacGAGGccttctggcagtgatcaggtacctatggagctagacagcagtgaggcagaggaacagctggagcctgttcccagtgttgcAAAGAGAACtcctcagaaatcagggtagacctGGGAGTAAAGTGCCAGGTGGAatgtgattggcccctcccataggaaataagagaggagcgaaaggggagtgggcttttgcgggaaacaatttgtttgttaagattcatttcaggagtgtgaaaatctATCCGTGAATctcaagagactctgtgcccagtctttccttgcacagcacctcatttggaaaatatttacagggcaggtttccaagctagataaggtctgtgatcacaaatattcctttgaaagactgtttgccaggccttgctgaatgcgaatgagaagaattcacattcgtttaataaaagggggtttgtcAGAACCAgaactctgcctcgtgctttttggggaagcctgggtcagaacaggtttttttcccccccttatatTGGCAAGGATTAACTAACTTAAGACTCACTAAAGCCGAAACCAAAAAGAAAGTGCCCATTACATCAACAAGATCTTTCCGCATGAAAACAGGGTCAGTTTATTGATCCGCTGATGAGCACCAAGATGGCATGCAGCTTTAAACTGTATGGTTTATTTGATAAACTTGGCAGGTTGTTTCTAAGCAGACCAGTAGGACTTCGCCTTACGCCTGTTTGAAAATGGGATTGTTGATGGAACTGGTGAGTCTGATTATTGTGGTACTTTATCAGGCTCACCTGATACTTCCTCCTTCCCAGCTTCTTTGTTTGTCGCTCCAggttccttcccttcttcatcttcTTGGCCTTTCACTTCTTTTCTTGCTTTGTATCCTCGGAAAATGGACTGGATTTTCACAGCAGCTTGTTCTTCCGATAAGGTCCCTTGAATATCCACCACTTCTTGGTCTTCTACCTTCtttacaatttaaaagaaaatcaaggtTACATTTCTCACCTTTGCATTTTGCCCACCGGGTTTCAAAAAGGGGTgtacagagggagggaaggaaggaaggaagaagaaaaatgaaactacAATAAATGAAAATCAAATCTTTAGAAGACTGATGCTGAAGTTAGGTGGAGAGTAAAATGCATCTTGCTTTTGTTcggtttaaaatatatattcccacccactccctccccccaaaatctgTAGGGCTATTTTGAATATTAAACTCTGTAAATACCACTTGGGCAACTTTTGCTCAGTTTTCAAAGAAAGTTTTGGCTGGTACAAATGTCCAAATTAATACTTAGATAACACCAATCATTAATGCTTAGATGAGACCAATCCACCACAAATTTATCctatttggaaaaagaaaaataccaaCATAAAGGTTCTTAGCGTGTACTGGTCAAATTAAGAGGTATCTGGTTTGTCCAGTCACCGTTATGGAAGCTCCCTGCTGGGGAGTAATGAGCTTCATTACTCATCTGGGTGGCCTCCAAAATCTATTAGTGTTGTTTGGggtgaaaaaaagggaagagggagCATTATTTACACTGCCTGCACTGGTACATCAAGAATAATATAAGTAATAAAAGATAATATAAACCTTACAGCTAAATAAAAGTACAAGCTGCAGTTTCATGCTATCTATatctttagttttatttataCAGAATGGATGCAAAGGGTAAAACAGACAAAGTTAAAATAGTTTTAAGTTGTAATAACTTCGCTGGGTAAATTTAGCAGTGTTTAAGGCTGCTAAAATACGTACAAGAGTTTGCAATGTGTCTTGATGGTTAAAACTGGTGGGATTTAAGAAACAATTTAAACTGTGCTCTGAGTGGGCACCTCTATTCTTTGTTCATACATATCTTCACTGAAAATTCATAAAAAAGGTGTTGCATTTTTagctatattttttctttattaaatctaAGTCTAGAATATGAGTAACATAGAAGAGGCAATTTAAGTCTTCAGGGAATATGTGGGCATTTCTTTATGCCAAACAGTTTTGGACATAAGAGTATTTACTAATTTCAGTGAGATAAATTCTTTCAATTGTTTAACTTCAAATGGAAAAATTGCTAATGGGCCTTCATCAATTTGACCCTTGTTGGATCccatataaaattaatatattggTCCCTATGATAGTGGAGAACCACCCTGACATTTTTAGGCACACCGAAGTCAGCAACTATTATCTACAACGAAGGCTAGTTTAGAAAAGGTATGCAATTAATCTCTGGGAAAATTACTTACTGGTTTTTCAAtagtttcttctttctcttcctttttaacTCCATCTCCTGGTGGTGCAAGTTCCTGAAAAAGCAATAGGGTATTATTGATGCATGAAACCCTATTGGTACAGAGTCTCAGAGGCCCTGAGTCTCTCggtaatagggcggcatacaaattgaataaactacaactaactaatcccccccccccccccccccgaattttGATGCAAGCAATTGAAGTGGTAACTGAGCACTGGTGACAAAATTGCTAAATGTATGCCAAGCTCTTGTTAGGCTCCATACAGAATCCATTGAAATGATTATTTAAAATAGAGATGTCagattcgatttcattgagggccgtatcagggttgtgtttgacctcgcaGGGGCTGGAgaaggcgtggccagctcgacgtcacttgtgtcatcggggaacctgtggtggcccaagtactctgccatagaaaacgggctcccaagctccgttttcagctgcgacaacctcctgcaaccctctgccagtgaaaacggagcttgggagggacgCATGTGGCCCttatgagctccgttttcgctggcagaggcactgcgggccagtccttcgctgtttccagagtggcctcgcggaccagatctaagcaccgcaCAGGCTGGATTCAGCcgcctggccttgagtttgacaccctggataTAAAATGATGTTGTAGTAAGCCTTTTCATAAGGAAATAAGTGGTGTCAGTCTTTTTTATGGGTATACTTATGCATGACGGGATATTTTAATGCTAGAGCAGTCACAGGATAAAGCGAGTGAATTTGAATTTCAATAATACGGGAAATTTTAGATTCCCACTCATCATTTTTCTAAATAAAGCTTTTCACAAATCTTTGCTGTATAAATTAATTATTGTAAGATGTCCAGAATTGCATCTCAGCGAGATGAGCAGcaaataaacttaataaataaataatccacaTTCCTTTGAAAATAGGCCAATGATCCAAATTAACCTCatgcttattatttttaatccggATTTTAATCTCCTATATTTTCTTTAGTTTCATTCAAAGGCCTGAATGCGGGAGTCATTCACTATgtaacaggggtctccaaactttggcaacttttaagcctggaggacttcaactcccagaattctgagagttgaagtccgccagcttaaagttgccaagggtggaG is a window of Thamnophis elegans isolate rThaEle1 chromosome 13, rThaEle1.pri, whole genome shotgun sequence DNA encoding:
- the SPA17 gene encoding sperm surface protein Sp17, producing MAIPFSNTTQRIPPGFANLLEGLAREVLRNQPDDIPSFAAKYFESLLIEREKTGYDPTEWGAKLEDRFYNNRAFNELAPPGDGVKKEEKEETIEKPKVEDQEVVDIQGTLSEEQAAVKIQSIFRGYKARKEVKGQEDEEGKEPGATNKEAGKEEVSGEPDKVPQ